In Musa acuminata AAA Group cultivar baxijiao chromosome BXJ3-11, Cavendish_Baxijiao_AAA, whole genome shotgun sequence, one DNA window encodes the following:
- the LOC135652782 gene encoding uncharacterized protein LOC135652782, with the protein MMKVGGLLKQQLITVFIDTGRINNILNSKVAIRMALPIENRSRFDVKVTDRRILKYDRRRPQEKLLLQDQEIIADFFLLPLDDHEAMLRIKWLTTLGDFSWNFMKLIMKFYSKEKQVILHGKRGGDVTMICTQQMKKVLHKACSGFLVQLEQQTKGEPTKLEDPNLLPLLAKFSDIFDELRNLPLTRRHDHCITILPGQSPVNAQPYQYPHLQKDEIERIVKEMLKTGVIRPCGSPYSSPVLLIQKKDGIWRLCIDYRTLNGITIKDKYPILVVDELQDEREHKSSQSWTFDPGIIKYEYAKKTYRKPPFEHTITTMNFCFLQKKVEYLGYIISEEGVAVDPFKIGAMQNWLTPRNIKLLHRHFLQPIAQSASWLRNSDILGTIPALLGPMPESTARSLLSICRPIHRPDVQSSDMFLRHNMIFVL; encoded by the coding sequence atgatgaaagttggaggccttctcaaacaacaactgatcactgttttcatcgacacgggccgcATTAATAATatactaaacagtaaggttgctatccgaatggcattacctattgagaatcgtagcaggtttgatgttaaggtcaccgatagacggattttgaagtatgatcgtaggcgcccgcaagagaaactattgctgcaggaccaagagataattgcagatttcttccttctcccccttgatgatcatgaggccatgctcagaattaaatggttgacaacattaggtgatttttcttggaattttatgaaactaattatgaaattttacagtaaggagaaacaagtgatactgcacgggaaacgtgggggcgacgtaacgatgatttgcacacaacaaatgaagaaggttttgcataaagcatgcagtggctttttggtacaacttgagcagcaaactaagggagagccaacaaaattggaagatccaaatctacttcctttgcttgctaaattttcagatatatttgacgaactacgcaacctacctcttacccgtcggcatgatcattgtataacgattcttccaggccaatctccagtaaatgctcagccatatcagtatccacatctccagaaggatgaaatagaaaggattgtaaaagagatgctcaaaacaggagttattcggccatgtggtagcccctactcttcaccggtgctcctcatacaaaagaaggatggaatatggcgattatgtattgattaccgaactctcaatggtataaccatcaaggataaataccctattctagtagtagatgagttgcaagatgaaagggagcacaaatcttcacaaagctggaccttcgatccgggtatcatcaaatacgagtatgcgaagaagacataccgaaaaccaccttttgaacacacaataaccactatgaatttttgctttcttcaaaagaaggtggaatatcttgggtatatcatatcagaggaaggtgtggcagtagacccattcaaaattggagcaatgcaaaattggctgaccccgagaaacataaaattgctacatcgtcatttcctgcagcctattgcccaatcggccagttggctccgcaactccgatatccttggcacaataccagctcttcttggcccgatgcccgagtccacggcccgaagccttctgtcgatatgtcgaccgatccaccggcccgacgtccaatcttctgacatgttcctccggcacaacatgattttcgtactttaa